Proteins found in one Amycolatopsis umgeniensis genomic segment:
- a CDS encoding DUF4097 family beta strand repeat-containing protein, giving the protein MARPLLAIGGIALIGVGVLTGLGWWWPSDAEATAELTQQIKSVRVENDEGALKVRTGSGPVKVHQEFEYRWNKPGDAYRVEGDTLVLAGCGNNCEVDYDVTIPSGIPVSGRLDSGSVDIAGASTVDITVDSGRVEVRDVPGTVKVQSDSGRVELANIGQDVDIRASSGAIKGERLGGNVKAQANSGRIDLELVKSADVTAQADSGSIQVEVPAGEYNVTGSTDSGRRDIDVNQSGSAQHKLDLTTDSGSVTVKAA; this is encoded by the coding sequence ATGGCGCGCCCACTCCTCGCAATCGGAGGCATCGCCTTGATCGGCGTCGGTGTCCTCACCGGCCTCGGCTGGTGGTGGCCGTCCGACGCGGAGGCGACCGCCGAACTCACCCAGCAGATCAAGAGCGTCCGCGTCGAGAACGACGAGGGTGCCCTCAAGGTTCGCACGGGCAGTGGCCCGGTGAAGGTCCACCAAGAGTTCGAATATCGCTGGAACAAGCCCGGTGACGCCTACCGCGTCGAGGGCGACACCCTGGTCCTCGCCGGCTGCGGCAACAACTGCGAGGTCGACTACGACGTGACCATCCCGTCCGGGATCCCGGTCTCGGGCAGACTCGACTCCGGGTCGGTCGACATCGCGGGAGCGTCCACTGTGGACATCACCGTCGACTCGGGCCGGGTCGAGGTGCGCGACGTACCGGGCACCGTGAAGGTGCAGTCCGACTCCGGCCGCGTCGAACTGGCGAACATCGGGCAGGACGTCGACATCCGCGCGAGTTCCGGCGCGATCAAGGGTGAGCGGCTCGGCGGAAACGTGAAGGCGCAGGCCAACAGCGGCCGCATCGACCTCGAACTGGTCAAGAGCGCGGACGTCACCGCCCAGGCCGACAGCGGTTCGATCCAGGTCGAGGTGCCCGCGGGCGAATACAACGTCACCGGCAGCACCGACAGCGGCCGCCGCGACATCGACGTCAACCAGTCGGGTTCGGCCCAGCACAAGCTCGATCTCACCACGGACAGCGGAAGCGTCACGGTCAAAGCGGCCTGA
- a CDS encoding YbhB/YbcL family Raf kinase inhibitor-like protein, whose protein sequence is MPQAPDPYDFLPDLPAFTLSSTDIEEGGFLPTPQLSGIFGAGGEDRSPQLSWEGFPDGTKSFAVTCYDPDAPTASGFWHWAVFDIPVSVNALAANAGDEAGSGLPAGAVTLKGDGGVKQFLGAAPPPGHGPHRYIFAVHAVDVEKLEVGEDATPALLGFNLFSHAIARATLTALHENKG, encoded by the coding sequence ATGCCGCAGGCACCCGATCCGTACGACTTCCTGCCCGATCTGCCTGCCTTCACCTTGAGCAGCACCGACATCGAAGAGGGCGGCTTCCTGCCGACACCCCAGCTTTCCGGGATCTTCGGCGCGGGCGGCGAAGATCGTTCCCCGCAGCTGTCCTGGGAGGGTTTCCCCGACGGGACCAAGAGCTTCGCCGTGACCTGCTACGACCCCGACGCCCCCACCGCGAGCGGGTTCTGGCACTGGGCGGTGTTCGACATCCCCGTTTCGGTGAACGCGCTGGCGGCGAACGCGGGCGACGAGGCTGGCTCCGGCCTGCCGGCGGGCGCCGTGACCCTGAAGGGGGACGGCGGCGTCAAGCAGTTCCTCGGCGCCGCGCCGCCGCCCGGACACGGGCCGCACCGGTACATCTTCGCGGTGCACGCTGTCGACGTCGAGAAGCTGGAAGTCGGCGAAGACGCTACGCCGGCTCTGCTCGGCTTCAACCTCTTCAGCCACGCCATCGCGCGGGCGACCCTGACGGCGCTGCACGAGAACAAGGGCTGA
- a CDS encoding GNAT family N-acetyltransferase, protein MVTLRTLTSDDWAGWRVLRLAALRLDPDVFGATLAHWEDAPEERWRARLTDVPFNVLATPAGMVSATAPEGGAVELLSLWVAPAGRGRGVGDALVTAVLEWARSVGAESVRLRVYDHNARARDLYYRHGFSETGEPEILSRNLGGG, encoded by the coding sequence TTGGTCACTCTTCGCACTCTCACGTCGGACGACTGGGCCGGCTGGCGCGTTCTGCGCCTGGCCGCGCTACGCCTCGACCCCGACGTCTTCGGCGCGACGCTCGCCCACTGGGAGGACGCGCCCGAGGAACGTTGGCGCGCAAGGCTCACGGACGTCCCCTTCAACGTCCTCGCGACCCCGGCGGGCATGGTCTCGGCCACTGCCCCCGAGGGCGGTGCGGTCGAGCTTCTGTCGCTCTGGGTCGCCCCTGCCGGCCGCGGCCGCGGCGTCGGGGACGCGCTGGTCACCGCGGTCCTGGAGTGGGCCCGTTCCGTAGGCGCCGAAAGCGTGCGGCTCCGGGTCTACGACCACAACGCGAGAGCAAGGGACCTTTACTATCGCCACGGCTTCTCGGAGACCGGCGAGCCGGAAATCCTCAGCCGGAACCTGGGCGGGGGCTGA
- a CDS encoding GNAT family N-acetyltransferase: MRTVGAYELDDDPARVDLDVVWKCLSTDVYWGKWRDREMVEKVFRNAWRVVGAYEASSGRLVGFARAFSDTIGSAYLADVFVLDDARGKGLGKELVREMIENGPGAEFRWMLHTADAHELYRPFGFAEPSNGQYMERTRANGQA; this comes from the coding sequence ATGAGGACTGTCGGCGCTTACGAACTGGACGACGACCCGGCTCGGGTGGACCTCGACGTGGTGTGGAAATGCCTGTCCACCGACGTCTACTGGGGCAAGTGGCGAGACCGCGAGATGGTCGAGAAGGTCTTCAGGAACGCATGGCGCGTCGTCGGCGCGTACGAAGCTTCGAGCGGCCGCCTTGTCGGCTTCGCGAGGGCGTTCTCGGACACCATCGGCAGCGCGTACCTCGCGGACGTCTTCGTCCTCGACGACGCGCGCGGCAAGGGGCTCGGCAAGGAACTGGTCCGGGAGATGATCGAGAACGGGCCGGGGGCGGAGTTCCGGTGGATGCTGCACACCGCCGACGCGCACGAGCTGTACCGGCCGTTCGGCTTCGCGGAGCCCTCGAACGGTCAGTACATGGAGCGGACGCGGGCGAACGGGCAGGCCTGA
- a CDS encoding TetR family transcriptional regulator, with protein sequence MKIQVDGRKARGEKRREEIIAAALRVIERDGVAGVTHRTVATEAGVPTASTTYHFSSLDDLLIATLISCARDMATEVYWMIDRARSRGSRGAEEVAGLLAQALGPRRGRTMAEYELYLLAARKPELRPAARRWLDVLTSMVRHDDEVAFRVFLAGIDGLLIQGLIDDEPPSADELRPVVDYLLKPR encoded by the coding sequence GTGAAGATCCAGGTCGACGGCCGGAAGGCCAGGGGCGAGAAGCGGCGCGAGGAGATCATCGCGGCCGCGCTGCGGGTGATCGAACGGGACGGCGTCGCCGGCGTCACCCATCGGACGGTCGCCACCGAGGCGGGCGTGCCGACGGCTTCGACGACGTACCACTTCTCCAGCCTCGACGACCTCCTGATCGCGACCCTCATCTCGTGCGCGAGGGATATGGCGACCGAGGTCTACTGGATGATCGACAGGGCCCGATCCCGCGGCAGCCGCGGCGCGGAAGAGGTCGCCGGACTGCTCGCGCAGGCGCTGGGACCGCGCCGCGGGCGGACGATGGCGGAGTACGAGCTGTACCTGCTGGCCGCGCGCAAACCCGAGCTGCGGCCCGCCGCGCGGCGCTGGCTGGACGTGCTCACCTCGATGGTCCGGCACGACGACGAGGTCGCGTTCCGCGTGTTCCTCGCCGGTATCGACGGCCTCCTGATCCAGGGCCTCATCGACGACGAGCCGCCGTCCGCGGACGAGCTGCGGCCGGTGGTGGACTACCTGCTGAAACCTCGTTGA
- a CDS encoding DMT family transporter yields the protein MGAYLLLAFAIAAEVTATVSLKLSEGFSKVGPSIVVVVGYAFAFVALAYVLKAGVPVSVAYAIWAAAGVALVAAVGIVFFKEPVNFAVIAGLALVVGGVVLIEAGSAH from the coding sequence ATGGGTGCGTACCTTCTCCTCGCTTTCGCGATTGCAGCAGAGGTAACCGCGACGGTCTCGTTGAAACTCTCCGAGGGCTTCAGCAAGGTGGGACCGTCGATCGTCGTGGTGGTCGGATACGCCTTCGCGTTCGTCGCGCTCGCGTACGTTCTGAAGGCGGGCGTGCCGGTGAGCGTCGCCTACGCGATCTGGGCCGCGGCCGGTGTCGCGCTGGTGGCGGCGGTCGGCATCGTCTTCTTCAAGGAGCCGGTCAACTTCGCCGTGATCGCCGGGCTGGCGCTGGTGGTCGGCGGTGTCGTGTTGATCGAGGCAGGGAGCGCGCACTAA
- a CDS encoding (Fe-S)-binding protein: MGAVQLTLGGIAVLLGVVAWGMFFATIARFVRVIRLGQPDSTRNGPFMPRMKTLIKEFAAHTRMNKVKSVGPAHWLVMWGFLLGSLALFEAYGEVFVPTWGWPILDDWSLFQLLMELLGVGTIVGILVLIWIRQKNHPRRADRQSRFQGSNFKWAYFIEAVVLIEGIGIIGVRAAKSALNVHETPVWAAFVSHPIGELLPASPNLVSVFAFVKLMSATIWLFVIARTMTMGIAWHRFSAFFNIYFKREADGGVALGALKPMMSNGKVLDLEEADPDEDTFGVGKVEDFSWKGWLDFSTCTECGRCQSQCPAWNTGKPLSPKLLITQLRDHAYAKAPYLLAGGKRDMAGDEVGLSGDDMYAGIDVLAIAESQKALIGDDGGVIDPEVLWSCTSCGACVEQCPVDIEHVDHIVDMRRYQVMIESAFPSELNGMFKNLENKGNPWGQNAKDRLAWTEDLEFEVPVFDGDLGEAEYLFWVGCAGAFEDRAKKTTRAVAELLHIAGVKYTVLGSEESCTGDPARRAGNEFLFQMLAQQNVEILNSVFEGRERKARKVVVTCAHCFNTLANEYPELGGQFDVVHHTQLLNRLVREKHLTPVAPVAEDVTYHDPCYLGRHNKVYDAPRELVGATGATLREMPRHGDRSMCCGAGGARMWMEEKIGKRINVERVDEALGTAPSKIATGCPFCKVMLNDGLTARQSDGQASEKVEIVDVAQLLLTAVKRKPEPQLVPAGAPSLDAVSDAELGAETENPTDEVPTGTPLPEEDK, encoded by the coding sequence ATGGGCGCTGTACAGCTGACGCTCGGCGGGATCGCGGTCCTGCTCGGCGTCGTCGCCTGGGGAATGTTCTTCGCGACCATCGCCCGCTTCGTGCGGGTGATCCGCCTCGGGCAGCCCGACTCGACCCGCAACGGCCCGTTCATGCCGCGGATGAAGACCTTGATCAAGGAATTCGCCGCGCACACCCGCATGAACAAGGTCAAGAGCGTCGGCCCGGCGCACTGGCTGGTCATGTGGGGCTTCCTGCTCGGGTCGCTGGCCCTGTTCGAGGCGTACGGCGAAGTGTTCGTCCCGACCTGGGGCTGGCCCATCCTCGACGACTGGTCGCTGTTCCAGCTGCTCATGGAGCTGCTCGGCGTCGGCACCATCGTCGGCATCCTGGTGCTGATCTGGATCCGGCAGAAGAACCACCCGCGCCGTGCCGACAGGCAGTCCCGCTTCCAGGGCTCCAACTTCAAGTGGGCGTACTTCATCGAGGCCGTCGTGCTCATCGAGGGCATCGGCATCATCGGCGTCCGCGCCGCGAAGTCCGCGCTGAACGTCCACGAGACCCCGGTCTGGGCCGCGTTCGTCTCGCATCCGATCGGTGAGCTGCTGCCCGCCAGCCCGAATCTGGTCTCGGTGTTCGCGTTCGTCAAGCTGATGAGCGCCACGATCTGGCTGTTCGTCATCGCGCGCACGATGACCATGGGCATCGCCTGGCACCGGTTCAGCGCCTTCTTCAACATCTACTTCAAGCGCGAGGCCGACGGTGGCGTCGCGCTCGGCGCGCTCAAGCCGATGATGAGCAACGGCAAGGTGCTCGACCTCGAAGAGGCGGACCCCGACGAGGACACCTTCGGCGTCGGCAAGGTCGAAGACTTCAGCTGGAAGGGCTGGCTGGACTTCTCCACCTGTACCGAATGCGGTCGCTGCCAGTCGCAGTGTCCCGCGTGGAACACCGGCAAGCCGCTTTCGCCGAAGCTGCTCATCACGCAGCTTCGCGACCACGCCTACGCGAAGGCGCCGTACCTGCTCGCGGGCGGCAAGCGCGACATGGCGGGCGACGAAGTCGGCCTGTCTGGTGACGACATGTACGCGGGCATCGACGTCCTCGCGATCGCGGAGTCGCAGAAGGCGCTCATCGGCGACGACGGCGGCGTCATCGACCCCGAGGTGCTGTGGTCCTGCACCTCCTGCGGCGCGTGCGTCGAGCAGTGCCCGGTGGACATCGAGCACGTCGACCACATCGTCGACATGCGCCGCTACCAGGTGATGATCGAGTCCGCGTTCCCCAGCGAGCTCAACGGGATGTTCAAGAACCTGGAGAACAAGGGCAACCCGTGGGGCCAGAACGCCAAGGACCGGCTCGCCTGGACCGAGGACCTGGAGTTCGAGGTGCCGGTGTTCGACGGCGACCTCGGCGAGGCCGAGTACCTCTTCTGGGTCGGCTGCGCCGGCGCGTTCGAGGACCGCGCGAAGAAGACCACGCGGGCCGTCGCGGAGCTGCTGCACATCGCGGGCGTCAAGTACACGGTGCTCGGCTCGGAGGAGTCCTGCACCGGTGACCCGGCCCGCCGCGCGGGCAACGAGTTCCTGTTCCAGATGCTGGCGCAGCAGAACGTCGAGATCCTGAACTCGGTGTTCGAGGGCCGTGAACGCAAGGCGCGCAAGGTGGTCGTCACCTGTGCTCACTGCTTCAACACCCTCGCGAACGAGTACCCGGAACTCGGCGGCCAGTTCGACGTCGTGCACCACACGCAGCTGCTCAACCGCCTGGTGCGAGAGAAGCATCTGACCCCGGTGGCGCCGGTCGCCGAGGACGTCACCTATCACGACCCGTGCTACCTGGGCCGCCACAACAAGGTCTACGACGCTCCCCGTGAGCTCGTCGGGGCCACCGGCGCGACGCTGCGGGAGATGCCGCGGCACGGCGACCGGTCGATGTGCTGCGGCGCGGGCGGCGCGCGGATGTGGATGGAAGAGAAGATCGGCAAGCGGATCAACGTCGAGCGCGTGGACGAGGCCCTCGGCACCGCGCCGTCGAAGATCGCGACCGGCTGCCCGTTCTGCAAGGTGATGCTCAATGACGGTCTCACCGCGCGCCAGAGCGACGGTCAGGCGAGCGAGAAGGTCGAGATCGTCGATGTCGCGCAGCTGCTGCTGACAGCCGTCAAGCGCAAGCCGGAGCCGCAGCTGGTCCCGGCGGGAGCGCCGTCCTTGGACGCCGTCTCAGATGCTGAACTCGGCGCGGAGACCGAGAATCCCACCGACGAAGTGCCTACCGGAACACCGCTTCCGGAGGAGGACAAGTAG
- a CDS encoding DUF742 domain-containing protein, whose protein sequence is MAQEATIPSIPAARRPPRQERQRTRVRPYVRTGGRTQSKRNFAIEAMISVRNDAPWSAPGFSVEFHSVRSLCRRPTSVAEVAASLSVPLGVAKVLLGDMAELGLVTVHETQAEFDGHPALALMERVLQGLRRL, encoded by the coding sequence ATGGCTCAGGAAGCGACCATCCCCAGCATCCCGGCCGCCCGGCGGCCGCCACGGCAGGAACGTCAACGCACGCGCGTCCGCCCGTACGTCCGCACGGGCGGACGCACGCAGTCCAAGCGGAACTTCGCCATCGAAGCGATGATTTCCGTCCGGAACGACGCGCCGTGGAGCGCGCCGGGGTTCAGTGTCGAATTCCATTCGGTCCGATCTCTGTGCCGTCGTCCGACTTCCGTCGCCGAAGTAGCGGCGTCACTAAGCGTTCCGCTCGGCGTTGCAAAGGTCCTTTTGGGTGATATGGCCGAACTCGGTCTGGTTACCGTTCATGAAACGCAGGCTGAATTCGACGGTCATCCGGCACTCGCCTTGATGGAACGCGTCCTGCAGGGTTTGCGTCGTCTGTGA